A single window of Candidatus Aminicenantes bacterium DNA harbors:
- a CDS encoding aminopeptidase P family protein produces the protein MFDKKVYQTRRDKLCRRMKSGLLLFLGNNESPMNYPGNCYHYRQDSTFLYFFGLSYPGLAAVIDIDEGRQTVFGNDLDLDDIIWMGPQPSLKSRCAKVGLSETRPLAKLEETIKVAQQNGRQVRFLPPYRPENALQLEKLLGIQNSAIKNFASPDFVKAVIALRSLKGREEIVEIEKALSTTAAMYREAMVMTRPGLYERDIAGKIEGIALAGGGQLAFPAIVSVHGETLHNHYHGNRLQKGDLLLIDSGCESESGYASDITRTIPVGGKFSPLQKAIYETVLDMQLSAIAMIKPGASYRAIHLKTCEILVRHLKELGLMKGDAGAAVATGAHALFLPHGLGHMMGLDVHDMEDLGENDVGYDEKTKRSEQFGLAYLRLAKKLAPGYVLTVEPGIYFIPALIDQWRAEKKAAAFINYAAVEKLRTFGGIRIEDNVLVLPRGRQVLGPEIAKTVSDLEKVVPRT, from the coding sequence ATGTTTGACAAAAAAGTCTACCAAACGAGGCGCGACAAACTGTGCCGCAGGATGAAATCGGGGCTGCTGCTTTTCCTGGGCAACAACGAGAGCCCGATGAATTACCCGGGCAACTGCTACCATTACCGCCAGGACAGCACTTTTTTATATTTTTTCGGCCTGAGCTATCCCGGGCTGGCCGCGGTCATCGACATCGACGAGGGGCGGCAGACGGTCTTCGGCAACGATCTCGATCTCGACGACATCATCTGGATGGGCCCGCAACCGTCGCTGAAAAGCCGCTGCGCCAAGGTCGGCCTCAGCGAAACCCGGCCGCTGGCCAAGCTCGAGGAAACCATAAAAGTTGCCCAGCAGAACGGACGCCAGGTCCGTTTCCTCCCGCCCTACCGGCCGGAGAACGCCCTGCAATTGGAAAAACTGCTGGGCATCCAGAACAGCGCCATCAAAAATTTCGCGTCTCCCGATTTTGTCAAGGCGGTGATCGCCCTGCGCTCGCTCAAGGGACGCGAGGAGATCGTTGAGATCGAAAAGGCCTTGTCCACCACGGCGGCCATGTACCGGGAAGCCATGGTCATGACCCGCCCCGGCCTCTATGAAAGGGACATCGCCGGCAAAATCGAAGGCATCGCCCTGGCCGGCGGCGGCCAGCTGGCCTTCCCGGCCATCGTCTCCGTTCACGGCGAAACATTGCACAACCACTACCATGGCAACCGGTTGCAAAAAGGCGACCTGCTGCTCATCGATTCAGGCTGCGAATCGGAATCGGGCTACGCCAGCGACATCACCCGCACCATCCCGGTGGGCGGGAAATTCAGCCCGCTGCAGAAGGCGATCTATGAAACGGTGTTGGACATGCAGCTTTCGGCCATCGCCATGATCAAGCCAGGGGCCAGCTACCGCGCCATCCACCTCAAGACCTGCGAAATCCTGGTCCGGCATCTGAAAGAACTCGGCCTGATGAAAGGCGATGCCGGGGCGGCCGTGGCGACCGGCGCCCACGCCCTGTTCCTGCCGCACGGGCTGGGACACATGATGGGGCTGGACGTCCACGACATGGAGGACCTGGGCGAAAACGACGTGGGCTACGATGAAAAAACGAAGCGCAGCGAGCAGTTCGGGCTGGCCTATTTGCGCTTGGCCAAGAAACTCGCCCCCGGGTACGTCCTCACCGTCGAACCGGGGATATACTTCATCCCGGCCCTGATCGACCAGTGGCGAGCCGAAAAAAAGGCGGCCGCCTTCATCAATTATGCCGCCGTGGAAAAATTGCGCACGTTCGGCGGCATCCGCATCGAGGACAATGTCCTGGTCCTCCCCCGCGGGAGACAGGTCCTGGGGCCGGAGATTGCCAAGACGGTCAGCGACCTGGAAAAAGTCGTTCCACGCACCTAG